A single Anatilimnocola floriformis DNA region contains:
- the gatA gene encoding Asp-tRNA(Asn)/Glu-tRNA(Gln) amidotransferase subunit GatA, which translates to MSLSNNSILNSTAADLIESLRSKKVSSVELTTAYLDQIKSHDGQIQAFLHVDRDAALAAAKAIDDKRAAGKPVGKLAGLPVAIKDVICTEGVRTTCASKMLENFVPPYDATVTKKLKQADAVLIGKTNMDEFAMGGSTENSAFHPTRNPWDVARVPGGSSGGAAACLAASMAPLSIGTDTGGSIRQPAAFCGVSGLKPTYGRVSRYGLVAFASSLDQIGPMGHTAQDCAILLEVLAGHCKNDSTSADLPAPAYSDEINKPLAGLKIGIVKEHFGSGLNSEIGAAVQAAVKVYESLGAKTKEVSLPHSQFGIATYYIIAPCEASSNLARYDGVHYGYRCDEKSMLAELAAEKAALEKKNDKEGLRKLDNALIRLYRQSRSEGFGPEVKRRIMLGTFALSAGYSDKFYVKALQVRRLIRGDYDAAFKDVDFILGPTTPSPAFKLGEKTDDPLAMYLEDLYTVTTNLAGIPGMSIPCGFTSAGLPIGLQLQGRPFEEECLLRAAHGFQQATDWHNRRPALVK; encoded by the coding sequence ATGTCATTGTCCAACAACTCCATTCTCAATTCCACTGCGGCCGATCTGATTGAGTCGCTGCGGTCCAAGAAGGTCTCGTCGGTCGAACTGACGACGGCCTATCTCGACCAGATCAAATCGCACGACGGCCAGATTCAAGCGTTCTTGCATGTCGATCGCGACGCTGCTCTCGCCGCGGCGAAAGCCATCGATGACAAGCGGGCCGCGGGCAAGCCGGTGGGCAAACTCGCTGGCCTGCCGGTCGCGATCAAAGATGTGATTTGCACCGAAGGTGTGCGGACGACTTGTGCGAGCAAGATGCTGGAGAATTTTGTCCCGCCGTACGACGCGACGGTGACGAAAAAACTCAAGCAAGCCGATGCCGTGCTGATCGGCAAAACGAACATGGATGAGTTCGCGATGGGCGGCTCGACCGAGAACAGCGCGTTTCATCCGACGCGCAATCCCTGGGATGTCGCTCGCGTGCCCGGCGGTAGCAGCGGCGGCGCGGCCGCGTGTCTGGCAGCTTCGATGGCGCCGCTGTCGATCGGCACCGATACCGGCGGTTCCATCCGTCAGCCGGCGGCCTTTTGCGGCGTGAGCGGATTGAAGCCGACCTACGGCCGGGTGAGTCGCTACGGCTTGGTGGCGTTTGCCAGTTCGCTCGATCAGATCGGGCCGATGGGACACACCGCGCAAGACTGCGCGATCCTTTTGGAAGTTCTCGCCGGCCATTGCAAGAACGATTCGACCAGCGCCGACCTTCCCGCGCCGGCCTACAGCGACGAAATCAACAAGCCGCTCGCCGGCTTGAAAATCGGCATCGTGAAAGAACATTTCGGCAGCGGCTTGAACAGCGAAATCGGTGCCGCCGTGCAAGCCGCCGTAAAGGTCTACGAATCGCTCGGCGCGAAGACGAAAGAAGTCTCGCTGCCACACAGCCAGTTCGGCATCGCGACTTATTACATCATTGCCCCTTGCGAAGCGAGCAGTAATCTCGCCCGCTACGACGGCGTGCATTACGGCTATCGTTGCGATGAGAAGTCGATGCTCGCCGAGCTCGCCGCCGAGAAAGCGGCGCTCGAAAAGAAGAACGACAAGGAAGGACTGCGTAAGCTCGACAATGCCTTGATCCGCCTTTATCGCCAGAGTCGCTCGGAAGGTTTCGGCCCGGAAGTGAAACGCCGCATCATGCTCGGCACGTTTGCCCTGAGCGCGGGCTACAGCGACAAGTTCTACGTGAAGGCTTTGCAGGTCCGCCGCCTGATCCGCGGCGACTACGACGCCGCCTTCAAAGACGTCGACTTCATCCTCGGCCCAACCACGCCCTCGCCCGCCTTCAAGCTCGGCGAAAAGACCGACGATCCGCTGGCCATGTACCTGGAAGACCTGTACACGGTCACCACCAACCTCGCCGGCATCCCCGGCATGAGCATCCCCTGCGGCTTCACCAGCGCCGGTCTGCCGATCGGCCTGCAACTGCAAGGACGGCCCTTCGAGGAAGAATGCCTGCTCCGCGCCGCGCACGGTTTTCAACAAGCCACCGATTGGCACAACCGGCGACCAGCTTTGGTTAAGTAA
- a CDS encoding ribbon-helix-helix protein, CopG family: protein MTKIEVELPDELYRSVLTLAAQTGRDPSDVVRAAIQNYEEVSQPKAKRMSIKDIPPGRSLGKILKPSTTREELLEDFFDDRH from the coding sequence ATGACCAAAATCGAAGTCGAGCTCCCTGACGAACTATACCGGTCGGTATTAACACTCGCCGCTCAAACCGGCCGAGATCCTTCTGATGTGGTTCGTGCTGCCATTCAAAATTATGAAGAAGTTAGTCAGCCAAAAGCTAAGCGGATGAGCATCAAAGACATTCCGCCGGGCCGGTCCTTGGGCAAAATTCTGAAGCCCTCCACGACACGCGAGGAGTTGCTGGAGGATTTTTTTGATGATCGGCATTGA
- a CDS encoding type II toxin-antitoxin system VapC family toxin: MIGIDTNILIACEVPEHPAFHQVHAFFDREIDAGIGFAIAPQVIAEFIHAVTDPKRFAQPLSVLEAVERAEIWQNSLETTIVGVDVRAFELFFEWMRVHRLGRKRVLDTMLAATYSAHGIARIATLNCSDFQVFDAFEFAL, from the coding sequence ATGATCGGCATTGATACGAATATCCTGATCGCCTGCGAAGTTCCGGAGCATCCAGCCTTTCACCAAGTCCATGCTTTCTTTGATCGAGAGATCGACGCTGGAATTGGCTTCGCGATCGCACCGCAGGTGATTGCAGAGTTTATTCACGCCGTGACCGACCCGAAACGATTCGCACAGCCCTTGTCGGTTTTGGAGGCTGTGGAACGAGCCGAGATTTGGCAGAACTCATTAGAAACAACGATTGTCGGAGTTGATGTACGCGCGTTCGAGCTGTTTTTTGAATGGATGCGAGTCCACCGGTTAGGGCGGAAACGAGTTCTCGATACCATGCTCGCAGCGACTTATTCCGCCCACGGTATTGCCCGAATCGCGACCCTCAACTGTAGCGACTTTCAAGTATTCGATGCATTTGAATTTGCTCTTTGA
- the gatB gene encoding Asp-tRNA(Asn)/Glu-tRNA(Gln) amidotransferase subunit GatB has translation MSEYKYDLIIGLETHVQLQTKTKLFCRCSTKFGADPNTQTCPVCIGMPGSLPVMNREAFQLALKTAIALNCEIPEFTKWDRKNYYYPDLPKGYQISQFDLPMSQNGWLDIQDSKGEFEPKRVGIIRAHLEEDAGKSLHDEAHGKSDTRIDLNRTGTPLLEIVSHPDMRSPKEARAYLTELKLMLTYLGTSDCNMQEGSLRVDANVNIHIHLPDGSKIATPIVEIKNLNSFRFIERALAYEGQRQYKAWQETKQTIKDAPKRTVGWDDARGITLSQREKEDSADYRYFPDPDLAPVITPKAETEKVRSSLCELPAAIRKRLEGTYGVTAYDSDVIVIQGRPLVDYFEEVAKASADGKKSANWVTQEVLRVLNEQGGDIQSFRLRPPALAELVKLVISGDIEITRAKEVFNDMVANDRTAPQSMQVLGIQKVDLSELEAICKELVAANPKIVADVKGGKAQAVGSLLGQAKKRNPNANPNDVRRICLEIIEKM, from the coding sequence ATGTCTGAATACAAATACGATTTGATCATCGGCCTCGAAACGCACGTTCAGCTGCAGACGAAGACCAAGCTCTTCTGCCGCTGCAGCACGAAGTTTGGCGCCGATCCGAATACGCAGACTTGCCCCGTGTGCATCGGTATGCCGGGGAGTTTGCCGGTGATGAATCGCGAAGCCTTTCAGCTTGCGCTGAAGACTGCGATCGCACTGAACTGCGAGATCCCCGAGTTCACCAAGTGGGACCGCAAGAACTATTACTATCCCGACTTGCCGAAGGGTTATCAGATCAGTCAGTTCGATCTGCCGATGTCGCAAAACGGTTGGCTGGATATTCAGGACTCGAAGGGCGAGTTCGAGCCGAAGCGAGTCGGCATCATTCGCGCTCACTTGGAAGAAGACGCCGGCAAGAGCTTGCATGACGAAGCTCACGGCAAGAGCGACACGCGCATCGATCTCAACCGCACCGGTACGCCGCTGCTCGAGATCGTCAGCCATCCTGACATGCGCAGCCCCAAGGAAGCGCGGGCTTATCTGACGGAATTGAAGCTGATGCTCACGTATCTCGGCACGAGTGACTGCAACATGCAGGAAGGCTCGCTGCGCGTCGATGCCAACGTGAACATTCACATTCACCTGCCCGACGGCTCGAAGATCGCCACGCCGATCGTCGAGATCAAGAATCTCAACAGCTTCCGCTTCATCGAACGGGCGCTGGCTTACGAAGGACAACGGCAGTACAAGGCGTGGCAAGAAACGAAGCAGACGATCAAAGACGCGCCAAAGCGAACCGTCGGTTGGGATGATGCTCGCGGCATCACACTCTCACAGCGCGAAAAAGAAGACTCGGCCGACTATCGCTACTTCCCCGATCCCGACTTGGCTCCCGTCATCACGCCGAAGGCCGAGACGGAAAAGGTCCGCTCGTCGCTGTGCGAGCTCCCCGCCGCGATCCGCAAACGGCTCGAAGGAACCTACGGCGTGACGGCCTACGACAGCGACGTCATCGTCATTCAAGGCCGACCGCTGGTCGATTACTTCGAAGAGGTCGCCAAGGCATCGGCTGACGGCAAGAAGTCGGCCAACTGGGTCACGCAAGAAGTCCTCCGCGTGCTGAACGAACAAGGCGGCGACATCCAGTCGTTCCGCCTCCGCCCCCCTGCCCTGGCCGAACTCGTGAAGCTCGTCATCAGCGGCGACATCGAAATCACCCGCGCGAAAGAAGTCTTCAACGACATGGTCGCCAACGACCGCACCGCGCCGCAATCGATGCAGGTCCTCGGCATTCAAAAGGTTGACCTCAGCGAACTCGAAGCCATCTGCAAAGAACTCGTTGCCGCGAATCCCAAGATCGTCGCCGACGTAAAGGGGGGCAAAGCCCAAGCCGTCGGTTCCCTCCTCGGCCAGGCGAAGAAACGGAATCCGAACGCGAACCCGAACGACGTGCGGCGAATTTGCCTGGAGATCATTGAGAAGATGTAG
- a CDS encoding Uma2 family endonuclease yields MSSAPQRKFTIAEYLAREERSEIKHEYSRGEIFAMSGGSHEHAVIAGNIFFHLRQALAGKGCRPFSSEQRVFVSADDLDTYPDTSVVCGEIQFAELDPNAIINPLAIVEVLSPSTANYDRGQKFESYRRLESLREYLTVDQFAARVECFSRDSAGNWKFNPVSGIDGEIALPALGCSLKLKDIYENIKFPQKQIRGSITSE; encoded by the coding sequence ATGTCCAGCGCACCGCAGCGAAAATTTACCATCGCCGAGTATCTCGCCCGCGAAGAGCGGTCGGAGATCAAGCATGAATATTCTCGCGGCGAAATCTTCGCGATGTCCGGCGGCAGTCATGAGCACGCGGTGATTGCGGGGAATATCTTCTTTCATTTACGACAAGCACTTGCAGGCAAGGGTTGCCGCCCATTTTCTAGCGAGCAAAGAGTTTTTGTTTCTGCCGATGACCTCGACACCTACCCCGACACATCGGTGGTCTGCGGCGAAATACAGTTCGCTGAACTAGACCCGAATGCGATTATCAATCCACTCGCGATTGTTGAAGTTCTGTCACCTTCAACGGCAAACTACGATCGCGGCCAAAAATTCGAATCCTATCGACGGCTGGAAAGCTTACGAGAGTATCTCACTGTTGATCAATTCGCGGCGCGGGTGGAATGTTTCTCGCGAGACTCCGCAGGCAATTGGAAGTTCAATCCCGTTTCCGGGATCGACGGCGAGATCGCGCTTCCCGCTTTAGGCTGCTCGCTCAAGCTCAAAGATATCTACGAAAACATCAAATTCCCGCAGAAACAAATTCGCGGTAGCATCACATCCGAATGA
- a CDS encoding HEAT repeat domain-containing protein, producing the protein MTDTPLNERLTALLSDLRSGAELSPQDAARSMKRAGWLAEEPREQWPAFFQAVCELELPLPAHTDRLLSGAIAALVQQRRQALSSGTKLECLDADPILLKVLQQLYLQLPNRSGAKAPILTWLAASGEENQLELLVTLLLDDPPDDEQQVALALSPLFLKRALPANAIFPRLFAAIDKPQLAAAVIDLANFLFREQLVDEHPGKAMAGLLIQLLGSLTHSLGVLEERPEEFAETPQQLGKRVAHSVSLAVSLCDALALIGDTDAIPKLHQALSLSHRRVRTEAAAALVRFGEKAGEDALIELAAEPVARLRVLAYGDELKLTAKIPPQHRTPAARAESELVVWLAEPTQFGVPPTQLELVDHRRQHWPGYTGEIDCYLFRFSYHLTLEDGKQRSYSNVGIAGPLAHAFTADLADLPPDDIYAAFAGWQAEHEDIKQYDVARLSKAEQLEVVRLQRRLHDAGYTDIEPQQMGYFFGEKALLATATRDGAAGVAVADFEDISFYPARQPRRSLGIEEAYAIYKGRKLLRAFNQPPHPAPPV; encoded by the coding sequence ATGACTGACACTCCTTTGAACGAACGACTCACCGCTCTCCTCTCCGATCTGCGCAGCGGCGCGGAGCTTTCGCCGCAGGATGCTGCGCGCAGCATGAAACGCGCCGGTTGGCTCGCTGAAGAACCGCGCGAGCAGTGGCCTGCTTTTTTTCAAGCGGTTTGCGAACTGGAACTGCCGCTGCCAGCACACACCGATCGGTTGCTGAGCGGCGCGATTGCGGCGCTCGTGCAACAGCGGCGGCAGGCCCTTTCGAGCGGCACCAAGTTGGAATGTCTCGATGCCGATCCGATTTTGCTAAAAGTGCTGCAGCAACTTTATTTGCAGTTGCCGAATCGGAGCGGGGCGAAGGCGCCAATCCTCACCTGGCTGGCGGCGAGCGGCGAGGAGAACCAGCTGGAGTTACTTGTCACGTTGCTCTTGGACGATCCGCCGGATGACGAACAGCAGGTTGCCCTCGCGCTCAGTCCGTTGTTTTTGAAACGGGCGTTGCCGGCGAATGCGATCTTTCCACGGCTGTTTGCAGCCATCGACAAGCCGCAACTCGCGGCCGCGGTGATTGACCTGGCGAACTTTTTGTTCCGCGAGCAACTCGTTGACGAGCATCCAGGTAAGGCGATGGCGGGGTTGCTCATTCAACTGCTCGGTTCGCTCACGCATTCGCTCGGAGTGCTCGAAGAACGTCCCGAAGAATTCGCCGAAACGCCGCAGCAACTCGGCAAGCGTGTGGCGCACAGTGTTTCGCTCGCTGTTTCGCTCTGCGATGCGCTGGCGCTGATCGGCGACACAGATGCGATTCCCAAATTGCATCAAGCGCTCAGTCTGTCGCATCGTCGCGTGCGAACCGAAGCCGCCGCAGCGCTCGTGCGCTTCGGCGAGAAAGCCGGTGAAGATGCGCTGATCGAACTCGCCGCCGAACCTGTCGCGCGATTGCGGGTGCTCGCCTATGGCGACGAATTGAAACTTACCGCCAAGATTCCACCGCAGCATCGCACGCCCGCCGCGCGGGCGGAGTCGGAACTTGTGGTATGGCTGGCCGAGCCGACGCAGTTCGGTGTGCCGCCGACTCAACTCGAGCTCGTCGATCACCGCCGACAACATTGGCCTGGATATACGGGCGAGATCGACTGTTATCTCTTTCGCTTCTCCTACCATCTCACGCTTGAGGACGGCAAGCAGCGATCGTACAGCAACGTCGGCATCGCCGGCCCGCTCGCGCATGCCTTCACGGCCGATCTGGCCGATTTGCCGCCGGACGACATTTACGCAGCCTTCGCCGGTTGGCAAGCGGAGCACGAAGACATCAAGCAATACGACGTGGCCCGTTTGAGCAAAGCCGAGCAACTCGAAGTCGTCCGTCTGCAGCGACGATTGCATGATGCGGGATACACCGATATCGAGCCCCAGCAGATGGGCTATTTCTTCGGCGAGAAGGCGTTGCTGGCCACGGCTACGCGCGACGGCGCTGCGGGTGTTGCCGTCGCCGACTTTGAGGACATTTCGTTTTATCCCGCCCGCCAGCCGCGCCGTTCGCTCGGCATCGAAGAGGCTTATGCCATTTATAAGGGGCGCAAACTACTGCGGGCGTTTAATCAGCCGCCGCACCCTGCCCCGCCGGTTTGA
- a CDS encoding DinB family protein: MELATLVSQSLRTLLKETMFHAEKHGGFLLNGGEPGMVATLQELSAEQASKPPGPGRKPIVSHANHVLFGWELLNRALQGENSFAGADWNAAWKLERVNDAEWQELLGKLEKNAAEILERAPRYTEWNEMMLTGTFASAAHTAYHLGAIRQMLREV; the protein is encoded by the coding sequence GTGGAATTAGCAACTCTGGTATCGCAAAGCCTACGGACACTCCTCAAGGAGACGATGTTCCACGCAGAAAAGCATGGCGGCTTTCTGCTGAATGGCGGTGAGCCGGGGATGGTGGCTACGCTGCAGGAATTGAGCGCGGAACAAGCTTCGAAACCGCCCGGGCCTGGGCGCAAGCCGATTGTGTCGCACGCCAATCACGTGCTGTTCGGCTGGGAATTGCTGAATCGAGCGCTGCAGGGGGAAAACTCGTTTGCCGGCGCCGATTGGAACGCGGCGTGGAAACTAGAACGCGTCAATGATGCGGAGTGGCAAGAGTTGCTCGGCAAACTCGAGAAGAATGCGGCCGAGATTTTGGAGCGAGCGCCGCGATATACCGAGTGGAACGAGATGATGCTGACGGGAACCTTCGCCAGCGCGGCGCACACGGCATATCACCTGGGTGCGATTCGGCAGATGCTGCGCGAAGTGTAG
- a CDS encoding HEAT repeat domain-containing protein, with protein sequence MPNFLLRVRSVFRFSMALVVAFYAPTFRSSLRAQNKADSAAQAAPAAAPSIKRRDTSSEEDLRTELQLVPELGFDRSEALRIKGKLESVDQVAGIQVSNDVGFQILQQTAVRLNKPQLTALPWQHGLNVYLEKPQAVLMAAASIELRSYLNQKRDGVVDVKFVRDRLNAKSKIRQTEADWQQPDCVPALVQMLQVEATPIRLLLVEKLAEIPGKESSQALAKRAVFDLAPQVRENALAALATRPANEYQDVLLGGLQWPWKPVVDHAAEAIAALKLKELGPELTALLREPDPSLPIEKVEGGSSGHFVKELVKVNHFRNCVLCHAPSYSHNDPFRRSVPTPGKKIPEFVYYDNSAGLLVRADITYLRQDFSVMQPVTNPGNWPAEQRFDYILRERRATPEEIALQQARKQQNLNLKIEPASLLQEGVLFALREMQVEAPPLKLTSAPIAQKIRRLTKPSILD encoded by the coding sequence ATGCCGAACTTTTTGCTTCGGGTACGCAGTGTCTTTCGCTTCAGCATGGCTTTGGTAGTTGCCTTTTACGCACCTACGTTTCGTTCGTCGTTGAGGGCACAAAACAAAGCCGATAGCGCAGCTCAGGCCGCTCCTGCGGCAGCGCCATCCATCAAGCGGCGAGACACATCCTCGGAAGAGGATCTGCGCACAGAATTGCAGCTGGTTCCCGAATTGGGCTTCGATCGCAGCGAAGCCTTGCGGATCAAGGGGAAGCTGGAAAGTGTCGACCAGGTCGCCGGCATTCAGGTATCGAATGACGTCGGCTTCCAGATTCTGCAACAAACTGCAGTGCGTCTGAACAAGCCGCAGTTGACTGCCTTACCCTGGCAGCACGGTTTGAATGTGTACCTGGAGAAGCCACAAGCGGTCTTGATGGCGGCCGCTTCAATCGAGTTGCGAAGTTATTTGAACCAGAAACGAGACGGAGTTGTTGACGTTAAGTTTGTCAGGGACCGACTCAACGCCAAATCGAAAATCCGGCAGACCGAGGCCGACTGGCAGCAACCTGACTGCGTTCCTGCGCTCGTACAGATGTTGCAGGTAGAAGCCACTCCGATCCGCTTGTTGCTTGTGGAGAAACTGGCGGAGATCCCAGGCAAGGAGTCCAGCCAGGCGCTCGCGAAACGTGCGGTTTTTGATCTCGCTCCGCAAGTCCGCGAAAACGCTCTGGCCGCGCTCGCGACTCGCCCGGCAAACGAGTATCAAGACGTTTTGCTGGGGGGACTGCAATGGCCGTGGAAGCCCGTCGTAGATCATGCTGCGGAAGCGATCGCAGCCTTGAAACTGAAAGAATTGGGGCCGGAACTCACCGCACTGTTACGCGAACCCGACCCCTCGCTCCCGATCGAGAAGGTTGAGGGCGGATCGAGTGGACATTTCGTCAAGGAACTCGTCAAAGTCAATCACTTCCGCAACTGCGTCCTTTGTCATGCTCCTTCTTATTCGCACAACGACCCGTTCCGCAGGTCGGTGCCGACTCCCGGCAAGAAAATTCCCGAGTTCGTCTATTACGACAATTCTGCCGGCCTCTTGGTGCGGGCCGACATCACTTACCTGCGCCAAGATTTTTCGGTGATGCAACCCGTAACCAATCCGGGAAATTGGCCGGCTGAACAACGGTTTGATTACATCTTGCGCGAACGGCGGGCAACTCCCGAAGAAATCGCGTTGCAGCAGGCTCGCAAGCAGCAGAACCTCAATCTAAAAATTGAGCCGGCGAGCCTCCTGCAAGAAGGCGTGTTGTTCGCGCTGCGCGAAATGCAAGTGGAAGCGCCGCCCCTCAAGTTGACATCTGCGCCTATCGCTCAAAAAATCAGGCGACTGACAAAGCCTTCGATCCTGGATTGA